Proteins encoded by one window of Chryseobacterium foetidum:
- the rplW gene encoding 50S ribosomal protein L23, whose protein sequence is MSLIIKPVISEKANYLTDLRGTYSFLVNPKANKIQIKKAVEAAYGVKVADINTMIYAPKVSSKYTKKGLQVGKTNKLKKAVIKLVEGDVIDIFAVN, encoded by the coding sequence ATGTCACTAATTATTAAACCAGTTATCTCAGAAAAGGCTAATTACCTTACAGATTTAAGAGGTACTTATTCTTTCTTGGTTAATCCTAAGGCGAATAAGATCCAGATAAAAAAAGCTGTGGAAGCGGCTTACGGTGTAAAAGTAGCAGACATTAATACAATGATTTATGCTCCGAAGGTTTCTTCGAAATACACTAAAAAAGGTCTTCAAGTAGGAAAGACCAACAAATTGAAAAAAGCGGTAATCAAACTTGTAGAAGGTGACGTTATCGATATTTTCGCTGTAAATTAA
- the rplD gene encoding 50S ribosomal protein L4, with amino-acid sequence MELVVLNTSGKETGKKVTLDETVFGIEPNKHAVYLEVKQYLAAQRQGTHKSKERSEITASTKKLKKQKGSGSARYGDIKSPTFRGGGRVFGPKPRDYRFKLNKALKRLAKKSVLSQKMRDNSIKIVEGLSISAPKTKDFVTILNALSLNDTKSLFILPDTNKNVYLSSRNLPKTKVMKFNEISSYDLINAGEIVFLEGAVEKFQENLKK; translated from the coding sequence ATGGAACTAGTAGTATTAAATACATCAGGAAAAGAAACCGGAAAGAAAGTAACTCTAGACGAAACAGTATTCGGAATTGAGCCAAACAAGCACGCGGTTTACTTAGAAGTGAAACAATATCTTGCTGCACAGCGTCAAGGTACTCATAAATCAAAGGAAAGAAGCGAAATTACTGCTTCTACCAAGAAACTTAAGAAGCAAAAAGGATCTGGTTCTGCAAGATACGGTGATATTAAATCTCCAACTTTCAGAGGTGGGGGTAGAGTATTCGGTCCTAAACCAAGAGACTACAGATTCAAATTGAACAAAGCTCTTAAGAGATTGGCTAAAAAATCTGTTCTTTCTCAGAAAATGAGAGACAACAGCATCAAAATTGTTGAAGGATTGAGCATTTCAGCTCCTAAAACTAAAGATTTCGTTACAATCTTAAATGCATTGTCATTAAACGATACAAAATCTTTATTCATTCTTCCTGATACAAACAAGAATGTGTATTTATCTTCAAGAAACTTGCCTAAGACTAAGGTGATGAAATTCAACGAAATTTCTTCTTATGACCTTATCAACGCAGGTGAGATTGTTTTCTTAGAAGGTGCAGTAGAAAAATTCCAGGAAAATTTAAAGAAATAA
- the rplC gene encoding 50S ribosomal protein L3: MSGIIGKKIGMTSLFDEAGKNIPCTVIQAGPCSVLQVRTIEKDGYKSVQLGFDDKSEKNVGKALAGHFKKAGSAPKAKLVEFYREFVDEVKVGEEVKVDLFTEGEFVDVTGTSKGKGFQGVVKRHGFGGVMQATHGQHNRLRAPGSIGAGSDPSRVFKGMRMAGRMGGKQVTVQNLQVLKVDQEQNLLVVKGAVPGAKNSYVIIRKWN; the protein is encoded by the coding sequence ATGTCAGGTATTATTGGTAAAAAAATCGGTATGACGTCTTTGTTTGACGAAGCAGGGAAAAATATTCCTTGTACAGTTATTCAGGCAGGTCCATGCTCGGTTTTACAGGTCAGAACCATTGAAAAGGACGGATACAAATCTGTTCAGTTAGGTTTCGATGACAAGAGTGAGAAGAACGTTGGTAAAGCGTTAGCTGGCCATTTTAAAAAGGCTGGTTCTGCTCCTAAAGCTAAGTTGGTAGAATTCTACAGAGAATTCGTAGACGAAGTAAAAGTAGGAGAAGAAGTAAAAGTTGATTTGTTCACAGAAGGTGAATTTGTTGACGTAACAGGAACTTCAAAAGGTAAAGGTTTCCAGGGTGTTGTTAAAAGACATGGCTTTGGAGGTGTAATGCAGGCAACTCATGGTCAGCACAACAGACTTAGAGCTCCAGGTTCTATCGGTGCCGGATCAGATCCTTCAAGAGTATTCAAAGGGATGAGAATGGCTGGAAGAATGGGAGGTAAGCAGGTAACTGTACAAAACCTTCAGGTATTAAAAGTGGATCAAGAACAAAATCTTTTAGTAGTAAAAGGTGCTGTTCCGGGAGCTAAAAATTCTTATGTAATTATCAGAAAATGGAACTAG
- a CDS encoding tetratricopeptide repeat protein, which produces MSKLVTVLFFVFIGIFASAGVTARNNYSLSDKKAIEKIAENKTAFTDKTTKEFKLYLHSAIKRNRFSNKNTEIVVSNVFSALKYAQEKDMLNNTSTKLFENALTISKAEKRSDLTIWVSLNYAFYFYTYRRYEKCFPLFMYCIEALDENTDEQIIQISETYKKIAYFLTTTNDNAKAEEFLKKAFHYANPKANDAAGILNNLGFCSLEKKNYAEAEMYFKKALSTALKSGDHVRYAKALGSLADLELRKKNYDKAISLLQKDIEISEKQESDQNTMFALNLLSNVYFEKGDLQSAEKYLEEAKKYAKSKSHFRSFEYQIMETVLKIAKMKGDDQQELTARRRLEKLKDSLMDFDAKETVLRVGWEAQKKQLQLKLAKDKAELEKESYLKISAIIVACMLLILMVFIIRSYRHKMRSKKGEYDKKVLTLMIEKIKSESKLNNTHKTLQSYQTYLSEKNRQIEELEMEMQKVKNSSFSELEEKAGDLQKLLESHLMTDENWKNFRNAFIQKYPTHYKELTSQFPDLTDSNLRIIILTKLNMNNTEISRLLGVTIDAVKKAKHRLRKKYENDHESLFEQI; this is translated from the coding sequence ATGAGTAAACTTGTAACTGTTCTGTTTTTTGTTTTTATTGGAATTTTTGCCAGCGCAGGCGTAACCGCGCGCAATAATTATTCGCTTTCAGACAAAAAAGCGATAGAGAAAATTGCAGAAAACAAGACAGCTTTTACAGATAAAACTACAAAGGAGTTTAAACTTTATCTCCATTCAGCAATAAAGAGAAACCGGTTTTCAAACAAAAACACCGAAATTGTAGTCAGTAATGTTTTTTCTGCTCTGAAATATGCACAGGAAAAAGATATGCTAAATAATACAAGTACAAAACTTTTTGAAAACGCACTCACTATTTCCAAAGCCGAAAAAAGATCAGACCTCACCATCTGGGTTTCTCTTAACTATGCATTTTATTTTTACACATACAGAAGATATGAGAAATGCTTTCCACTGTTTATGTACTGCATCGAAGCTCTGGATGAAAATACTGATGAACAGATCATTCAAATCAGCGAGACCTACAAGAAGATTGCTTACTTTCTGACTACTACAAATGACAATGCCAAAGCAGAAGAGTTCCTGAAAAAAGCTTTTCATTACGCCAATCCCAAAGCAAATGATGCTGCCGGCATTCTTAATAATCTTGGATTCTGCAGTCTGGAAAAGAAAAATTATGCAGAAGCTGAAATGTATTTTAAAAAAGCTCTTTCAACCGCTCTGAAATCCGGCGACCATGTGCGCTATGCCAAAGCATTGGGAAGTCTTGCAGATCTTGAACTGAGGAAGAAAAATTACGATAAAGCGATCTCCCTGCTTCAGAAGGATATTGAAATCTCCGAAAAACAGGAAAGTGATCAGAATACAATGTTTGCCTTAAACTTATTGAGTAATGTTTACTTTGAAAAAGGAGATCTTCAAAGTGCAGAAAAGTATCTTGAGGAAGCGAAAAAATATGCAAAATCAAAAAGTCATTTCAGAAGTTTTGAATATCAGATCATGGAAACAGTTCTGAAAATTGCCAAAATGAAAGGTGACGATCAGCAGGAACTCACCGCGAGACGAAGACTTGAAAAACTGAAAGATTCCCTGATGGATTTTGATGCGAAAGAAACTGTACTGCGCGTCGGATGGGAAGCGCAGAAAAAACAGCTCCAGCTGAAACTTGCCAAAGACAAAGCCGAACTTGAAAAAGAATCATATTTAAAAATCTCTGCAATCATCGTGGCTTGCATGCTTCTTATTCTGATGGTATTTATCATTCGGTCTTACCGTCATAAAATGCGGAGTAAAAAAGGTGAATACGACAAAAAAGTGCTCACGCTGATGATTGAAAAAATAAAATCTGAAAGCAAACTTAATAATACACACAAAACCCTTCAGTCTTATCAAACTTATCTTTCAGAAAAAAACAGACAGATCGAGGAACTTGAAATGGAAATGCAGAAGGTCAAAAACTCTTCGTTTTCTGAACTGGAGGAAAAAGCAGGCGACTTACAGAAACTGCTGGAATCTCATTTGATGACAGACGAAAACTGGAAAAACTTTAGAAATGCTTTCATCCAGAAATATCCAACACATTATAAAGAGCTGACCAGTCAGTTTCCTGACCTTACGGATTCAAACCTCAGAATTATTATTCTTACCAAATTAAATATGAATAATACCGAAATTTCGCGCCTTCTCGGTGTTACGATTGATGCTGTGAAAAAAGCCAAGCACAGACTGAGGAAAAAATACGAAAACGACCACGAAAGTCTTTTCGAACAGATTTAA
- the rfbD gene encoding dTDP-4-dehydrorhamnose reductase — translation MKKIAVIGGNGQLGNCIRKLAFDFESRYEFIFTDSKTLDITDKDQIDDFFYDNKPEFCINASAYTAVDLAEKEEEKAFAVNAVAVGNLAEVCKEYKTTLIHVSTDYVFDGETNLDYSEDDFTSPIGVYGASKREGEELALENNPKTVILRTSWLYSEFNKNFVKTMLNLFSQKDELGIVGDQFGQPTNANDLAEAILKIIDTEPKTFGIFHFSNYPETTWFEFAKKIAEFSGSSVKLNPLTTEQYPTPAKRPKRSTMNLDKIEKVYKIEPKHWENSLQDAVTILKN, via the coding sequence ATGAAAAAAATCGCAGTTATTGGCGGAAACGGACAGTTAGGAAACTGTATCAGAAAACTTGCTTTCGATTTTGAAAGCAGATATGAATTTATTTTTACAGATTCAAAAACTTTAGATATTACAGACAAAGATCAGATTGATGATTTTTTCTACGACAATAAACCGGAATTCTGCATCAACGCATCGGCCTACACCGCAGTTGATCTGGCCGAAAAAGAAGAAGAGAAAGCATTTGCTGTAAATGCTGTTGCAGTTGGAAATCTGGCAGAAGTCTGTAAAGAATACAAAACAACATTAATTCACGTTTCTACAGATTACGTTTTTGATGGTGAAACCAATTTAGATTATTCCGAAGACGATTTCACAAGCCCGATTGGAGTTTACGGAGCTTCTAAAAGAGAAGGTGAGGAGCTGGCATTGGAGAATAATCCAAAAACAGTTATTCTCAGGACTTCATGGCTTTACTCTGAGTTCAATAAGAATTTTGTGAAAACGATGCTTAACCTGTTTTCACAAAAAGATGAATTGGGAATTGTGGGCGATCAGTTTGGCCAGCCAACCAATGCAAACGATTTGGCAGAGGCAATTTTAAAAATCATTGATACCGAACCAAAAACCTTTGGAATTTTCCATTTTTCGAACTATCCCGAAACGACATGGTTTGAGTTTGCCAAAAAAATTGCTGAATTTTCAGGATCTTCAGTAAAATTGAACCCTTTAACAACCGAGCAATATCCAACTCCGGCAAAAAGACCAAAAAGAAGCACCATGAATTTAGACAAAATCGAAAAAGTATATAAGATCGAACCTAAACATTGGGAAAACAGTCTTCAGGATGCAGTTACAATTCTTAAAAATTAA
- a CDS encoding acyl-CoA thioesterase — protein sequence MEKEVATTVKVRFSDCDPIGHLNNVKYLDYMFNAREDHVETYYGFTYEEYTKKTGCTWITVQNEIAYLREVRYNHEVVISSKTIEINERTAKVEILMKSPDEKTIHAVMWVTVIYFNMKTRRSETHPPEIIETFGKFFVDLEQKDFQSRVKFLRSQNAKNS from the coding sequence ATGGAAAAAGAAGTTGCAACAACGGTAAAAGTCAGATTCAGTGACTGTGATCCGATAGGTCATCTGAATAATGTGAAATATCTGGATTATATGTTCAATGCCAGAGAAGATCATGTAGAAACCTACTATGGCTTTACCTATGAAGAATATACCAAAAAAACAGGATGTACATGGATTACGGTTCAGAACGAAATTGCTTATCTCAGAGAAGTCCGTTACAATCATGAGGTGGTGATCAGCAGTAAAACCATAGAGATCAATGAGCGTACTGCAAAAGTTGAGATTCTGATGAAAAGTCCTGACGAAAAAACCATTCACGCCGTGATGTGGGTTACCGTTATTTATTTTAATATGAAAACCAGAAGATCAGAAACGCATCCTCCGGAAATCATCGAAACTTTCGGTAAATTCTTTGTTGACCTTGAGCAGAAAGATTTCCAGTCGAGAGTAAAATTTTTAAGATCACAAAACGCAAAAAATTCTTAA
- a CDS encoding OmpH family outer membrane protein, translated as MKKLSVLFAAILMMASFGMAKAQKVATLDVFGVLNAMPEKKKADTDLKAFADTKEAEIKKKMEAAQTKYDLYMKEAQTKTEAENKARGDEMKKLQDEITAMQEKARKDLDTKQNAAFNPIEAKLNAAIEKVSKAGGYEFVMDGNSTSLVYKNGPDITDAVKKELAIK; from the coding sequence ATGAAAAAATTAAGTGTATTATTTGCAGCGATATTGATGATGGCCTCTTTCGGAATGGCTAAAGCGCAAAAAGTTGCTACTTTGGATGTATTCGGAGTATTGAATGCAATGCCGGAAAAAAAGAAGGCGGATACAGATCTTAAAGCTTTTGCAGATACTAAAGAAGCTGAAATCAAGAAAAAAATGGAAGCAGCTCAAACAAAGTATGACCTTTACATGAAGGAAGCTCAAACTAAGACTGAAGCTGAAAACAAAGCGAGAGGTGACGAAATGAAGAAGCTTCAGGACGAAATCACTGCTATGCAAGAGAAAGCTAGAAAAGATCTTGATACAAAACAAAATGCAGCTTTCAACCCAATTGAAGCAAAACTAAACGCTGCAATTGAAAAAGTTTCTAAAGCTGGAGGTTACGAATTTGTAATGGATGGTAACTCTACTTCACTGGTTTATAAAAACGGACCGGACATTACAGATGCTGTAAAAAAAGAACTGGCTATTAAATAA
- a CDS encoding OmpH family outer membrane protein has protein sequence MQTLKAFIFLFVFSAFSFVNAQKIGVVDTEYILGMLPQYKEAEARLNSQIDTWQNDLQNQQSEYERKRAAFENEKVLLIGDQLRLREKEVLDLEKNIKTTTSLRFGSTGEISKLRANLMTPFQDQIWAAIQRMSEKNGLGMVLDKTDNNVIFLQKRYDYTDKVLDILLKGTDKEKKSKK, from the coding sequence ATGCAAACTTTAAAAGCTTTTATTTTTCTATTCGTATTTTCCGCATTTTCATTTGTGAATGCTCAGAAAATAGGTGTCGTTGATACAGAATATATTTTGGGAATGCTTCCTCAATACAAAGAAGCCGAGGCAAGATTGAATTCTCAGATTGATACCTGGCAGAATGACCTGCAAAACCAGCAGTCTGAATATGAAAGGAAAAGAGCAGCTTTTGAAAACGAAAAAGTTTTATTGATTGGCGATCAGCTGAGACTTCGCGAAAAGGAAGTTTTGGATTTAGAAAAAAATATCAAGACCACAACAAGTTTAAGATTTGGTTCTACCGGAGAAATCAGTAAGCTTAGAGCCAATTTGATGACGCCTTTTCAGGATCAGATCTGGGCAGCAATCCAAAGGATGTCTGAAAAAAACGGGCTGGGCATGGTTCTTGATAAAACAGACAACAATGTAATTTTCCTTCAGAAGAGATATGATTACACCGATAAGGTTTTAGACATACTTTTAAAAGGAACAGACAAAGAAAAAAAGAGCAAAAAATAA